One genomic region from Rhizomicrobium palustre encodes:
- the ahcY gene encoding adenosylhomocysteinase, whose translation MAAAPDYVIKDIALAEWGRKELNIAETEMPGLMATREEYGASQPLKGARIAGSLHMTIQTAALIETLKHLGADIRWASCNIYSTQDHAAAAIAAAGIPVFAIKGESLVDYWEYTHRIFEWADGGTPNMILDDGGDATLLIHLGVRAEAGDVAFLEKPTCEEEEVLFASIKTRLKTKPGFYTAIAKNIKGVTEETTTGVHRLYQMEKDGKLLFPAINVNDSVTKSKFDNLYGCRESLVDGIRRGTDVMLSGKVAMVAGFGDVGKGSAASLRNAGCRVMISEIDPICALQAAMEGYEVTTMEDAAPRADVFVTTTGNVDVITVDHMRAMKDRAIVCNIGHFDSEIQVAGLRNFKWDNIKPQVDEIEFPDGHRIILLSEGRLVNLGNAMGHPSFVMSASFTNQTLAQIELYCNPGKYENKVYVLPKVLDEKVARLHLAKVGAKLTELNKTQADYIGVAQSGPFKADTYRY comes from the coding sequence ATGGCTGCCGCTCCCGATTACGTCATTAAAGACATTGCCCTCGCCGAGTGGGGCCGCAAGGAACTGAACATCGCCGAGACCGAAATGCCCGGCCTGATGGCGACCCGCGAAGAATATGGCGCCAGCCAGCCCCTCAAGGGCGCGCGCATCGCCGGCTCCTTGCACATGACCATCCAGACCGCCGCGCTGATCGAGACCCTGAAGCATTTGGGCGCCGACATCCGCTGGGCCTCGTGCAACATCTATTCGACCCAGGACCATGCCGCCGCCGCGATCGCCGCCGCCGGTATCCCGGTCTTCGCCATCAAGGGTGAGAGCCTGGTCGATTATTGGGAATACACCCACCGCATCTTCGAATGGGCTGACGGCGGCACGCCGAACATGATCCTGGACGATGGCGGCGACGCCACCCTCCTCATCCATCTCGGCGTGCGCGCCGAGGCTGGCGATGTCGCTTTCCTCGAAAAGCCGACCTGCGAGGAAGAAGAAGTGCTCTTCGCCTCGATCAAGACGCGCCTCAAGACCAAGCCGGGCTTCTACACGGCCATCGCCAAGAACATTAAGGGCGTGACCGAAGAGACCACCACCGGCGTGCATCGCCTCTATCAGATGGAAAAGGACGGCAAGCTCCTCTTCCCGGCGATCAACGTGAATGACAGCGTCACCAAGTCGAAGTTCGACAACCTGTATGGCTGCCGTGAATCGCTGGTCGACGGCATCCGCCGCGGCACCGACGTCATGCTGTCAGGCAAGGTCGCCATGGTCGCCGGCTTCGGCGATGTCGGCAAAGGCTCCGCCGCCTCGCTGCGCAATGCCGGCTGCCGCGTGATGATCTCCGAAATCGATCCGATCTGCGCCCTGCAGGCGGCGATGGAAGGCTATGAAGTCACCACCATGGAAGACGCGGCCCCCCGCGCCGACGTGTTCGTGACCACCACGGGCAATGTCGATGTGATCACCGTCGATCACATGCGCGCCATGAAGGACCGCGCCATCGTCTGCAACATCGGCCATTTCGACTCGGAAATTCAGGTCGCGGGCCTGCGCAACTTCAAGTGGGACAACATCAAGCCGCAGGTCGACGAGATCGAGTTCCCCGATGGCCACCGCATCATCCTTCTCTCGGAAGGGCGCCTCGTGAACCTCGGCAACGCGATGGGGCACCCCTCCTTCGTGATGAGCGCCTCCTTCACCAACCAGACGCTGGCCCAGATCGAGCTCTACTGCAATCCGGGCAAGTATGAGAACAAGGTCTATGTCCTGCCGAAGGTGCTGGACGAAAAGGTTGCCCGCCTGCATCTGGCCAAGGTCGGCGCCAAGCTGACCGAACTGAACAAGACCCAGGCCGATTACATCGGCGTGGCCCAGTCCGGTCCGTTCAAGGCCGATACTTATCGCTATTAA
- a CDS encoding cytochrome b — protein MVEKYARDMRVVHWARALVVLGVLALGVTMVNLPDDIATKYEGLYPNHKQFGLLALLLTLLQLGLRQTRRVPEEPQALKAWERKLSSAVHHLLYVLLLVVPVMGYCMSSSFSQSDGVPFFFFGKLPELLAKNDAAFEVFRLLHRVLAYTLLALVALHIAGALKHRLIDKDPEADVLKRML, from the coding sequence ATGGTCGAGAAATATGCGCGCGACATGCGCGTGGTGCATTGGGCACGGGCGCTGGTGGTGCTGGGCGTGCTGGCGCTGGGGGTGACCATGGTCAATCTCCCCGACGACATCGCCACGAAATATGAAGGGCTTTATCCCAACCACAAGCAGTTCGGCCTGCTCGCTCTCCTCCTCACTTTGCTGCAATTGGGCTTGCGCCAGACGCGCCGCGTGCCGGAAGAACCGCAGGCCTTGAAAGCCTGGGAGCGCAAGCTGTCGAGCGCTGTGCATCACCTTCTTTATGTGCTGCTGCTGGTGGTGCCGGTGATGGGCTATTGCATGTCGTCGAGCTTCAGCCAGAGCGATGGCGTACCGTTCTTCTTCTTTGGCAAGCTGCCGGAACTCTTGGCAAAGAACGACGCCGCCTTTGAAGTCTTCCGCCTGCTACATAGAGTGCTGGCCTACACCCTCCTCGCCCTGGTCGCGCTTCATATCGCGGGCGCGCTGAAGCATCGCCTGATCGACAAAGACCCTGAAGCCGATGTGCTGAAACGGATGCTGTGA
- a CDS encoding PIN domain nuclease, with protein sequence MLIAQLCIRQDLELLTADRDFDAIAAQSVLRVWEG encoded by the coding sequence GTGCTGATCGCGCAACTTTGTATCCGGCAGGATTTGGAGCTGCTGACCGCAGATCGCGATTTCGATGCCATCGCTGCGCAGTCGGTTTTGCGTGTCTGGGAGGGCTGA
- the pflB gene encoding formate C-acetyltransferase, translating into MKFVGPAFAGHTWKREVNVRDFIQNNVTPYYGDESFLAGPTAATTKLWEEVSRLMKEERAKNGTLDMDTEIVSTITSHEPGYIIKDLEKIVGLQTDKPLKRALMVFGGIKIAEKACEAYGYKVSKTVHDIFTHYRKTHNDGVFDGYTDAIRKARSAHILTGLPDGYGRGRIIGDYRRVALYGIDALVADRKLQAATLEHNINEDTIRLREELGEQIRALGELKAMAASYGLDISKPASNAKEAVQAVYLGYLAAVKEQNGAAMSLGRTSTFLDIYIERDIKAGILTEEEAQELIDHLVMKLRMVRFARTPEYNDLFSGDPTWVTESIGGMGVDGRPLVTKTSFRFLHTLTNLGPAPEPNLTVLWSERLPEGFKKYCAHMSITTSSIQYENDDLMRAYWGDDYGIACCVSAMRIGKQMQFFGARANLAKALLYAINGGKDEKSGKQVGPALKPITADVLSYDEVMPRFDDMMTYLAGVYMDALNIIHYMHDKYCYERIEMALHDRDILRTMACGIAGLSIVADSLSAIKFAKVKVQRDERGLAVGFDIEGDFPCYGNNDDRVDSIAVDLVERFMKKLKNLKTYRNAVPTQSILTITSNVVYGKNTGSTPDGRKAGEPFAPGANPMHGRDKKGALASLSSVAKLPYEYSQDGISNTFSIIPGALGKTNHGRKDNLAGLIDGYFTSGGHHLNVNVFDRETLLDAMEHPEQYPQLTIRVSGYAVNFIKLTREQQLDVINRTFHKSV; encoded by the coding sequence GTGAAGTTCGTCGGTCCCGCTTTCGCAGGACATACCTGGAAGCGTGAAGTGAACGTCCGCGACTTCATTCAGAACAACGTCACGCCTTACTACGGTGATGAGTCGTTCCTGGCCGGCCCGACCGCCGCCACCACCAAGCTGTGGGAAGAAGTCTCCCGTCTGATGAAGGAAGAGCGCGCCAAGAACGGCACGCTCGATATGGACACCGAGATCGTTTCCACGATCACCTCGCACGAGCCCGGCTACATCATCAAAGATCTGGAAAAGATCGTTGGTTTGCAGACCGATAAGCCCCTGAAGCGCGCCCTGATGGTGTTCGGCGGCATCAAGATCGCCGAGAAGGCCTGCGAAGCCTATGGCTACAAGGTCTCCAAGACCGTCCACGACATCTTCACCCACTATCGCAAGACCCATAACGACGGCGTCTTCGACGGTTACACCGATGCCATCCGTAAGGCTCGTTCGGCCCACATCTTGACCGGTCTGCCGGACGGCTATGGCCGTGGCCGTATCATCGGCGACTATCGCCGCGTTGCCCTCTACGGCATTGATGCCCTGGTTGCCGACCGCAAGCTCCAGGCCGCCACGCTCGAACACAACATCAACGAAGACACCATCCGCCTGCGCGAAGAGCTCGGCGAACAGATCCGCGCCCTCGGCGAGTTGAAGGCGATGGCTGCTTCTTATGGCCTCGACATTTCCAAGCCGGCTTCCAATGCCAAGGAAGCGGTGCAGGCGGTCTATCTCGGCTACCTCGCCGCGGTGAAGGAACAGAACGGCGCCGCCATGTCGCTCGGCCGCACCTCGACCTTCCTCGACATCTATATCGAACGTGACATCAAGGCCGGCATCCTCACGGAAGAAGAGGCCCAGGAGCTGATCGACCATCTGGTCATGAAGCTGCGCATGGTCCGCTTCGCCCGTACCCCGGAATACAACGATCTGTTCTCGGGCGACCCGACCTGGGTGACCGAATCCATCGGCGGCATGGGCGTTGACGGCCGTCCGCTGGTCACCAAGACCTCCTTCCGCTTCCTGCACACCCTGACCAACCTCGGCCCGGCGCCGGAGCCGAACCTGACGGTCCTGTGGTCCGAGCGTCTGCCGGAAGGCTTCAAGAAGTATTGCGCTCATATGTCGATCACGACCTCGTCGATCCAGTACGAGAATGACGACCTGATGCGCGCCTATTGGGGCGACGACTACGGCATCGCCTGCTGCGTCTCCGCCATGCGTATCGGCAAGCAGATGCAGTTCTTCGGCGCCCGCGCCAACCTCGCCAAGGCTCTGCTTTACGCGATCAACGGCGGCAAGGACGAGAAGAGCGGCAAGCAGGTCGGTCCGGCCCTGAAGCCGATCACCGCTGATGTGCTCTCCTATGATGAAGTCATGCCGCGCTTTGACGACATGATGACCTACCTGGCCGGCGTGTACATGGATGCCCTCAACATCATCCACTACATGCACGACAAGTATTGCTACGAGCGCATCGAAATGGCGCTGCATGACCGTGATATCCTGCGCACCATGGCCTGCGGCATCGCCGGTCTGTCCATCGTCGCGGACAGCCTCTCGGCCATCAAGTTCGCCAAGGTGAAGGTGCAGCGTGACGAGCGTGGCCTGGCCGTCGGCTTCGACATCGAAGGCGACTTCCCGTGCTACGGCAACAATGACGACCGCGTTGACTCGATCGCCGTTGACCTCGTGGAACGCTTCATGAAGAAGCTGAAGAACCTCAAGACCTATCGCAATGCCGTCCCGACCCAGTCGATCCTGACCATCACCTCCAACGTGGTGTATGGCAAGAACACCGGCTCGACCCCGGATGGCCGTAAGGCTGGTGAGCCGTTTGCCCCGGGTGCGAACCCGATGCACGGCCGCGACAAGAAGGGCGCGCTCGCGTCGCTCTCCTCGGTCGCGAAGCTGCCCTACGAATATTCGCAGGATGGCATCTCCAACACCTTCTCCATCATCCCGGGTGCGCTTGGCAAAACCAACCACGGCCGCAAGGACAATCTGGCGGGCCTGATCGACGGCTACTTCACCTCCGGCGGTCACCACCTCAACGTCAACGTCTTTGACCGCGAGACCCTGCTGGATGCGATGGAACATCCGGAACAGTACCCGCAGCTGACGATCCGCGTGTCGGGCTATGCTGTGAACTTCATCAAGCTGACCCGCGAGCAGCAGCTCGACGTCATCAACCGCACGTTCCACAAGAGCGTCTGA
- a CDS encoding methyltransferase domain-containing protein — protein MDIPRIFNISESAHRIHNPFTPEKLAMLGAALRLKPGAHLLDLGSGSGEMLCSWARDHAITGTGIDMSALFSAQAQARAEELGVSDRVQFLHADATGYVAPEKADVAACVGATWIGGGIAGTIALLSQSLGEGGLLLIGEPFWRKLPPTEEVAQGCRAGSIADFLLLPDLIGFFATLGYDVVEMMLADQDSWDRYEAAKWLTMRRWLAENPADAFAGEVRAELDTAPERYARYGRDYLGWGVFALMPR, from the coding sequence GTGGATATTCCACGCATCTTCAACATCAGTGAAAGCGCTCATCGCATCCACAACCCCTTCACCCCCGAAAAGCTCGCCATGCTTGGTGCGGCCTTGCGCCTGAAACCCGGCGCGCATCTGCTCGATCTCGGCAGCGGTTCAGGGGAAATGCTTTGTAGCTGGGCCCGCGATCACGCCATCACCGGCACGGGCATAGATATGAGCGCGCTGTTCTCCGCCCAAGCGCAGGCCCGCGCGGAAGAGCTGGGCGTTAGTGATCGCGTTCAGTTTCTCCATGCCGACGCTACCGGCTATGTCGCGCCGGAAAAGGCTGATGTCGCCGCTTGTGTTGGCGCCACTTGGATCGGCGGTGGTATCGCCGGAACCATCGCGCTTCTTTCCCAAAGCCTGGGCGAAGGCGGTCTCCTTCTCATCGGGGAGCCTTTTTGGAGAAAGTTGCCGCCAACGGAGGAAGTGGCACAAGGTTGCCGCGCGGGTTCCATCGCGGATTTCCTTCTGCTGCCGGATTTGATCGGCTTTTTCGCGACGCTTGGTTACGACGTCGTGGAAATGATGCTGGCAGATCAGGATAGCTGGGATCGCTACGAGGCCGCCAAATGGCTGACCATGCGCCGCTGGCTTGCGGAAAATCCCGCAGATGCCTTCGCGGGCGAAGTTCGCGCCGAACTCGACACGGCGCCTGAGCGTTACGCCCGCTATGGCCGCGACTATCTCGGCTGGGGCGTTTTCGCGTTGATGCCGAGGTAA